One window from the genome of Aricia agestis chromosome 6, ilAriAges1.1, whole genome shotgun sequence encodes:
- the LOC121728373 gene encoding NADH dehydrogenase [ubiquinone] 1 alpha subcomplex subunit 7: MTKVPLRDLSPIMQAWRNFLLGRKHTNALRFEPLLADRTQPPPAIPDGPSHKHAHNYYYTRDGRREVAPPLDLTQKLLAPSSDKGEPKAAANVPRRPGNVYPWDKHYE, from the exons ATGACTAAAGTTCCATTGCGTGATCTATCGCCTATCATGCAAGCATGGCGCAACTTCCTTTTAGGA AGGAAACATACAAACGCTCTTAGATTTGAGCCCCTACTAGCTGATCGTACACAGCCACCACCAGCGATTCCAGATGGACCCTCACATAA ACACGCACATAATTACTATTACACCCGTGACGGCCGTCGCGAAGTAGCACCACCCCTGGACTTGACCCAGAAACTTCTAGCTCCAAGCTCTGACAAGGG AGAACCTAAGGCAGCGGCAAATGTCCCTCGGAGGCCTGGCAATGTGTACCCCTGGGACAAGCATTAtgagtaa